TTGCCGGGACCAGCCCGGGCAAGGGCGGGCAGACCGTTGAAGGCCTGCCGGTCTACAACACGGTTAAGGAAGCCGTCGACCGCCACCAAGCCAACGCCTCGGTGATCTTCGTCCCCGCCGCCTTCGCGCCGGCCGCCGCTCATGAAGCGCTGGACGCGGGGCTCAAGTTGGTCGTCATCATCACTGAAAACATCCCCGTCAAAGACACCCTGGCGATCCAGGCCCACGCCGCCGAGACCGGCGCCGACGTGGTCGGTCCCAACTGCCCCGGCCTGCTCACCCCGGGGGTCGGGAAGATGGGGATCATCCCCCACAACATCACCCGCAAGGGCCGGGTGGGGCTCGTCTCCCGCAGTGGGACCCTGGCCTTCGAGGCCTGCGCCGACCTGACCGCGGCCGGCTTCGGTCAGTCGACGGTGATCGGCATCGGCGGCGACCCGGTCCCCTCGATGCCCTTCGTCAAGGCCCTGCAGCTCTTCGAGGCCGACCCGGAGA
The genomic region above belongs to Bacillota bacterium and contains:
- the sucD gene encoding succinate--CoA ligase subunit alpha, whose protein sequence is MAVLLTPDKRIIVQGITGSVGSAQARWALECGTKVVAGTSPGKGGQTVEGLPVYNTVKEAVDRHQANASVIFVPAAFAPAAAHEALDAGLKLVVIITENIPVKDTLAIQAHAAETGADVVGPNCPGLLTPGVGKMGIIPHNITRKGRVGLVSRSGTLAFEACADLTAAGFGQSTVIGIGGDPVPSMPFVKALQLFEADPETDYAVLVGEIGGSAEEEAAEYIRQMHKPVFAYITGRSAPPGKKMGHAGAIIRGSAGTAQGKIAALEAAGVRVADTPAGVPQLIKEYAAQTAAS